In a single window of the Dryobates pubescens isolate bDryPub1 chromosome Z, bDryPub1.pri, whole genome shotgun sequence genome:
- the LOC128899469 gene encoding kinetochore protein NDC80 homolog produces the protein MRRSSKLPGSCSRPSLESLGVPESNEMGLPGPQTKDRATSGELSTSKPTPSSTEGKVSSVGLRAGGAGGSRSSQLVVSRREKMKDPRPLHDKAFVQQCIRRLSEFLAEHGYAHKASIKSLQSPSVKDFLKIFTFIYGFLCPDYRLPGSGFEEEIPRLFRDLGYPFPLPKSSMHLVGAPHVWPQLVAALVWLIDSVKLFSATGKNSAALNDDQSWGEETEDGILHNKLFLDYTMKCYEQFLKGADTFEEQDAELEAKLKELYKVDEARTEELLAESRRLIEEIARLEKKKVREPEAEEEEQKWAEKLEPHNRQLESGVNEGLEEATKELQDLQLQYQVLLQSRRKESRRREARLEHLLDAVRTHVMLIEKYLEEQSAQSDRAYQVFMAEDLLRPLREILESCRKKAEGLKAGGGLSS, from the exons atgaggaggagctccaagcttcctggcagctgcagccggCCGTCCCTCGAGTCTCTGGGGGTGCCGGAGAGCAACGAGATGGGTCTCCCGGGTCCCCAGAC GAAGGACAGAGCCACgtctggagagctgagcacgAGCAAGCCCACCCCTAGCAGTACGGAGGGCAAAGTCAGCTCTGTGGGGCTCAG ggccggcggggccgggggttCCCGCAGCAGCCAGCTGGTCGTCTCCAGGAGGGAGAAGATGAAGGACCCCAGGCCCCTCCACGACAAGGCCTTCGTCCAGCAGTGCATCAGGCGGCTCTCTGAG TTCCTGGCCGAGCACGGCTACGCCCACAAGGCCTCCATCAAGTCCCTGCAGTCTCCCTCAGTCAAGGACTTCCTCAAGATCTTCACCTTCATCTACGGCTTCCTCTGCCCTGACTATCGGCTGCCTGGCTCCGGGTTTGAAGAGGAAATCCCCAGACTCTTCCGAGACCTTGG GtatcccttccctctgcccaagAGCTCCATGCACCTGGTGGGAGCCCCACACGTCTGGCCTCAGCTCGTGGCAGCTCTGGTCTGGCTGATTGACAGTGTCAAG CTCTTCTCTGCCACTGGGAAGAACTCAGCAGCCCTCAATGATGACCAGAGCTGGGGGGAAGAGACAGAGGATGGCATCCTCCACAACAAG CTCTTCCTGGACTATACTATGAAGTGCTATGAGCAGTTCCTGAAGGGGGCAGACACCTTTGAGGagcaggatgcagagctggaggccaAGCTGA AGGAGCTGTACAAGGTGGATGAGGCCaggacagaggagctgctggctgagagcaggaggctgatTGAGGAGattgccaggctggagaagaagaaggtGAGAGAGCCG gaggcagaggaggaggagcagaagtgGGCAGAGAAGCTGGAACCGCACAACAGGCAGCTGGAGAGTGGTGTCAACGAGGGCctggaggaagccacaaaggagctgcaggaccTCCAGCTGCA GTACCAAgttcttctgcagagcaggagaaaggagagcaggagaagggaggccaggctggaacaCCTTCTCGATGCAGTTCGTACCCACGTGATGCTGATAGAG AAATACCTGGAGGAGCAGAGCGCCCAAAGCGACAGAGCCTACCAAGTGTTCATGGCTGAAGACCTCCTGCGCCCCCTGAGGGAGATCCtagagagctgcaggaagaagGCTGAAGGGCTGAAGGCTGGAGGTGGCCTCAGCTCGTGA
- the LOC104296577 gene encoding N(6)-adenine-specific methyltransferase METTL4, with translation MAVVHRLAAGWLVDHLAFINQCGYEIWDSSACPAAATSAGACCAAPAGSWGRAGPEPGPAAGRAAGGQAARRRFVFREEFFAVSQPHIAAAPGEQLRQGCPALSPAAAEAQSSREELPAGAQSAVGGSAGSARKKRKRQQELNQGELEALHYHCKVRKLIWEGSLALVQEGLRSGFLQPSAAALGPKRRAVPGHGGCGLAELCDMGKQLPAGGGCLQPAVQLLGEESSLPEQALLSCLTENSSSSARILVLMGQKYLVPPRSSFLLSDVSCLQPLLSCQRRFEVIVLDPPWENKSLKRSKSYSPLAPWQIKQLPVPALAAPSCLVLTWVTNRQRHLRFVREQLYPHWALQPLAEWYWVKITRAGEFVLPLDSLHKKPYEVLVLGRAGAAPQEASREAEAVPEIPAQKLIVSVPCSLHSHKPPLAGVLAEFVKPDVQCLELFARSLQPGWTSWGNEVLKFQHMDYFTPLGDES, from the exons ATGGCCGTGGTGCAtcggctggcagcagggtggctggTGGATCACCTGGCCTTCATCAACCAGTGTGGCTACGAGATCTGGgactcctctgcctgccctgctgctgccacatctgctggagcctgctgtgctgctcctgccggctcctgggggagagctgggcccgagcctgggcctgcagctgggagagcagcaggaggccaagcagccaggaggagattTGTGTTCCGGGAGGAGTTCTTTGCCGTCTCTCAGCCCCACATAGCTGCAGCTCccggggagcagctgaggcagggatGCCCTGCCCtgagtcctgcagcagcagaggcccagagcagcagagaggagctcccagcaggagcccagagtgccgtgggaggctctgctggcagtgccaggaag AAACGCAAacggcagcaggagctgaaccAGGGGGAGCTGGAGGCCCTGCACTACCACTGCAAG GTCAGGAAGCTCATCTGGGAAGGCAGCCTGGCTTTGgtgcaggaagggctgaggaGTGGATTCCTTCAGCCCAGCGCTGCAGCACTGGGTCCCAAGaggagagctgtccctgggcacggtggctgtgggctggctgagctctgtgacATGGGCAAGCAGTTGCCAGCTGGGGGTggatgcctgcagccagctgtgcagctgctaggggaggagagctcccttccagagcaggccctgctctcctgcctgacagagaacagctccagctctgccaggatcCTGGTGCTCATGGGGCAGAAGTACCTGGTGCCTCCAAggagcagcttcctcctctctgatgtctcctgcctgcagcccctgctgagct gccagAGGAGATTTGAGGTCATTGTGCTGGACCCCCCGTGGGAGAACAAGTCCCTGAAGAGGAGCAAGAG CTACAGCCCCCTGGCCCCCTGGCAgatcaagcagctccctgtgcccgcCCTGGCAGCGCCCAGCTGCCTGGTGCTCACCTGGGTGACCAACAGGCAGCGGCACCTGCGCTTCGTCAGGGAGCAGCTCTACCCTCActgggccctgcagcccctggcagagtgGTACTGGGTCAAG ATCACCAGGGCTGGAGAGTTTGTGCTGCCTCTGGACTCCCTGCACAAGAAGCCCTAcgaggtgctggtgctggggagggctggagcagccccccaggaggcCTCCAg GGAAGCTGAAGCTGTGCCTGAAATCCCAGCTCAGAAGCTGATTGTCAgtgtcccctgcagcctgcactcacacaagccccccctggctg gggtgctGGCAGAGTTTGTCAAGCCAGATGTGCAGtgcctggagctctttgcccgCAGCCTGCAGCCCGGCTGGACCAGCTGGGGAAACGAGGTCCTCAAGTTCCAGCACATGGATTATTTCACTCCTCTGGGGGATGAAAGCTGA
- the LOC128899494 gene encoding DNA-directed RNA polymerases I, II, and III subunit RPABC4-like: MDPQKDVQPPKQQPAIYICGECHTEHEIKARDPIRCTECGYRIMYKKRTKRLVVHDAR; encoded by the coding sequence ATGGATCCTCAGAAGGATGTTCAGcctccaaagcagcagccagccattTACATTTGTGGAGAATGTCATACAGAACATGAAATAAAGGCAAGAGATCCTATCAGATGCACAGAATGCGGCTACAGAATAATGTACAAGAAAAGGACGAAAAGATTGGTGGTTCATGATGCCCGATGA